The Roseofilum casamattae BLCC-M143 genome window below encodes:
- a CDS encoding GAF domain-containing protein, whose product MTLPNTGSVLATLAQVNMMGALTARVKDLPVKEFVCLLDFITAEFQQFLRAIELINNEALEAMLEQILEALTLKIGQILQADRTLIFLVNDDKGQLWSKVTPQGAENPIEIRFPIHVGIAGKVAMTGECLNIEHARSHPLFQPELDRQTNYHTRNLLCMPIISSKGQVVAVVQLSNKAGDTPFSEEDEVVFKDFSQSIGIILETCQSFYLAARNQRGAEALLRATQTLGQSLDVELTLKSVMEQARELMKADRSTLFLLSKETEELWTKIAKADGHTLMEIRIPTNKGIAGYVASTGELLNIPNAYEDPRFDPSTDKRSGYQTRNILCMPVFNSEKKLIGVTQLINKDQGSFTGSDEEFMQAFNIQAGMALENAQLFESVLQEKQYQKDILESLSDAVISTDMQGRIVTLNEAALELLGCPLNCEESKLQIQFWESHLIRRHVWDVVPIEHLQMRVEDSLRNGTKQYVPEQGLKVGLYPTDLGGDRQSKHCQLAIRDKENPDHFIPWNDRSQDWIEGEEIAEVERSINLTVNPLTNPTGEVRGGLVVLEDISQEKRMKTTMYRYMNPDVVDQVMALDNDSMMVGERKDVTILFSDIRGYTTLTENLGAQEVVTLLNQYFETMVEAVFNYKGTLDKFIGDALMAVFGAPLPLANHPWMAVKSALDMRDRLQVFNQSRFMENQPHIRIGIGISSGEVVSGNIGSRKRMDYTVIGDGVNLSARLEGVTKEYGCDIIISENTYKLCGHHLWVRELDKIRVKGKHQAVSIYQVLGDKQHPLEVHQQDVLELYDRGREAYVDRDFAKALDCFAQGHQIAPEDKAMMIQMERARFYLETPPPDAWDGVHTMRTK is encoded by the coding sequence ATGACTTTACCCAACACTGGCAGCGTTCTGGCAACCCTCGCTCAAGTTAATATGATGGGGGCCTTAACTGCTCGAGTGAAAGACCTCCCGGTTAAAGAATTTGTCTGTTTGCTCGATTTTATTACCGCTGAATTCCAGCAATTTTTACGGGCGATCGAGCTGATTAACAATGAAGCACTCGAAGCCATGTTAGAGCAAATTTTGGAGGCTCTGACGCTGAAAATCGGGCAAATTTTGCAAGCCGATCGCACTCTGATTTTTCTAGTCAATGATGACAAAGGACAGTTGTGGTCGAAGGTTACTCCTCAAGGGGCAGAAAATCCGATTGAAATTCGCTTTCCCATTCATGTGGGTATTGCGGGCAAAGTTGCCATGACGGGGGAGTGTTTGAATATCGAACATGCCCGCAGCCATCCCCTTTTTCAACCGGAGTTAGATCGGCAGACGAATTATCATACTCGCAACCTCCTTTGTATGCCAATTATCAGCAGTAAAGGTCAGGTGGTTGCCGTGGTGCAACTCTCGAATAAGGCGGGAGATACCCCCTTTTCGGAAGAAGATGAAGTCGTGTTTAAAGATTTTTCGCAGTCCATTGGTATTATTCTCGAAACCTGCCAATCGTTTTATCTGGCAGCGCGCAATCAACGGGGAGCGGAAGCGTTGCTCAGAGCGACGCAAACCTTGGGACAAAGTTTGGATGTGGAGCTGACTTTAAAGTCGGTGATGGAGCAAGCGCGAGAGTTGATGAAAGCCGATCGCAGTACGTTGTTTTTGCTCAGTAAAGAAACGGAAGAGTTATGGACGAAAATTGCGAAGGCTGACGGGCATACGTTAATGGAAATTCGGATTCCGACGAATAAGGGGATCGCCGGTTACGTGGCTTCTACCGGGGAATTGCTTAATATTCCGAATGCTTATGAAGATCCCCGCTTCGATCCGAGTACGGATAAGCGATCGGGATATCAAACGCGGAATATTTTATGTATGCCGGTATTTAATTCGGAGAAGAAGTTAATCGGCGTAACCCAGCTAATTAATAAAGACCAGGGGAGTTTTACCGGGTCTGATGAAGAGTTTATGCAAGCGTTTAATATTCAGGCTGGTATGGCTCTGGAAAATGCGCAGTTATTTGAAAGTGTCCTGCAGGAAAAACAGTATCAAAAAGATATTTTAGAGAGCTTATCGGATGCGGTGATATCGACAGATATGCAAGGTCGGATCGTGACGTTAAATGAGGCGGCACTGGAACTGCTGGGTTGTCCGTTAAATTGCGAAGAAAGTAAGCTACAAATTCAATTTTGGGAATCTCATTTAATCAGGCGTCATGTTTGGGATGTGGTGCCGATCGAACATTTGCAAATGCGGGTGGAAGATAGTTTGCGCAACGGTACGAAGCAATATGTTCCAGAGCAGGGGCTGAAGGTGGGGTTATATCCAACAGATTTGGGTGGCGATCGCCAAAGCAAGCACTGTCAGTTAGCGATTCGGGATAAGGAGAATCCAGACCACTTTATTCCTTGGAACGATCGCTCTCAAGATTGGATTGAGGGAGAGGAAATTGCGGAAGTTGAACGCAGCATTAATTTAACGGTGAATCCGCTGACGAATCCGACGGGAGAGGTGAGAGGAGGATTGGTGGTTCTGGAAGATATTAGCCAAGAAAAACGGATGAAAACGACGATGTATCGCTATATGAATCCCGATGTGGTGGATCAAGTGATGGCATTGGATAATGATTCGATGATGGTGGGAGAACGTAAGGATGTGACGATTTTGTTTTCGGATATTCGGGGCTATACGACATTAACTGAAAATTTGGGCGCTCAGGAGGTGGTGACGCTCTTAAACCAGTATTTTGAAACCATGGTGGAGGCAGTATTTAATTATAAGGGAACCCTGGATAAGTTTATTGGAGATGCTTTGATGGCAGTGTTTGGCGCGCCTCTGCCTTTAGCCAATCATCCTTGGATGGCGGTGAAATCAGCGTTGGATATGCGCGATCGCTTGCAAGTTTTTAATCAAAGTCGATTTATGGAAAATCAACCTCATATTCGCATTGGCATTGGCATTAGTTCGGGTGAGGTGGTTTCGGGAAATATTGGTTCGCGCAAGCGGATGGATTATACGGTAATTGGCGATGGGGTGAATTTAAGCGCTCGTTTGGAAGGGGTAACGAAAGAGTATGGATGCGATATTATTATTAGCGAGAATACTTATAAGTTATGCGGACATCATCTTTGGGTTAGAGAGTTAGATAAAATCCGCGTGAAAGGCAAACATCAGGCAGTGAGTATTTATCAGGTTTTGGGAGATAAACAACACCCTTTAGAGGTTCATCAGCAAGATGTTTTAGAGTTGTACGATCGCGGACGAGAAGCTTATGTCGATCGCGATTTTGCTAAGGCTCTTGACTGCTTCGCCCAGGGACATCAAATTGCCCCGGAGGATAAGGCAATGATGATTCAGATGGAACGCGCTCGGTTCTATTTGGAAACGCCTCCTCCCGATGCTTGGGATGGGGTACATACAATGAGGACAAAATAG
- a CDS encoding PHP domain-containing protein has translation MTIDLAPAPLSPTLAGESQEARALRQVLERVNEHSCPYFYNFHLHTQFSDGRLLPEEIIEQAIALGLKGLAITDHHGVGGYKMAREWLDLQDSDRQVPQLWSGIEVNASLLNTEVHILGYGFDPDSPAIAPYTRGHATTGEDYQAESAIAAIHAAGGLAVLAHPARYRRGAAELIPEAARWGIDGIETYYAYNNPYPWTPSPKQMARVKQLGETYGLIHSCGTDTHGQSIEKRV, from the coding sequence ATGACTATCGATCTAGCTCCAGCTCCTCTTTCGCCCACCTTGGCAGGAGAAAGTCAGGAAGCACGAGCGCTCAGACAGGTATTGGAACGAGTTAACGAGCACAGTTGCCCTTACTTCTACAATTTTCACCTACATACTCAGTTTTCTGACGGTAGATTGTTGCCAGAGGAAATTATCGAACAGGCGATTGCCTTAGGACTCAAAGGGCTGGCGATTACCGATCATCATGGTGTCGGAGGATACAAGATGGCTCGCGAGTGGCTCGATTTGCAAGATAGCGATCGCCAGGTTCCTCAACTTTGGAGCGGGATTGAAGTGAATGCGAGCTTACTGAATACGGAAGTTCACATTCTCGGTTATGGATTCGATCCGGATTCCCCCGCGATCGCCCCCTACACTCGCGGACATGCGACAACGGGGGAGGACTATCAAGCTGAATCTGCGATCGCTGCCATTCATGCTGCTGGAGGTTTGGCGGTTCTCGCTCACCCCGCTCGCTATCGTCGGGGAGCGGCTGAGTTAATCCCAGAAGCGGCTCGCTGGGGAATTGATGGCATTGAAACCTACTATGCTTACAATAACCCCTATCCTTGGACTCCGAGTCCGAAACAAATGGCACGAGTGAAACAGCTCGGAGAAACTTACGGACTCATCCACAGTTGTGGAACCGATACTCACGGCCAGAGTATTGAAAAACGAGTTTAG
- a CDS encoding trifunctional serine/threonine-protein kinase/ATP-binding protein/sensor histidine kinase yields the protein MLNLTGYHGRELVYAGSRTLVYRGVRNRDRHPVIIKALRNPHPNLKELVQFRNQYIIARELQHPHIVQLLALERYSNGYALIMPDSGAIALSEYCASFQLSLREVLNISLQLVEALHYLNQYGIIHKDIKPANIIIHAETHRVQLIDFSISSFLPKEQQQLLNPRGLEGSLSYISPEQTGRMNRGIDYRADFYSLGIVLYQMLTGELPFISEDPTELIYYHIAQTAKFPEESTVPAILQNIVLKLLRKNAEDRYQSALGLKHDLEQCLQQLDSTGDIAIDFTLAEGDRSDRFLIPEKLYGREQEVQTLLEAFERVACGATEMMLVTGFSGIGKTTVINEVHKPIVRQRGYFIRGKFDQFNRNIPFSALVQAFQELIEQLLGSSEADLRIWKEKVLAALGENGAVISEVIPDLEQIIGKQPPVRALSTNAAQNRFNLLFSKFITVFTSQEHPLVLFLDDLQWADRASLQLLQLLMDDSKSGYLLLLGAYRDNEVFPTHSSILTLEEIEKQGGTLHRLHLAELDRPEIALLVADTLLCSPELAEPLANFVYEKTEGNPFFTTQFLKGLYEDGVISFSHSRYNFMSSIEQVWQYNLARIRELYLTDDVAEFMVDRLQKMSAETQEAMTIAACIGNEFDLKTLALVRQQSLEETAAILWPALVEGLILPENQTYKFYLYDEQLKIVEEGSNPCYKFLHDRVQQAAYTLIADRKKQEIHLQIGESLWANMEADAENVFEIVDHLNMAEELICDRDRRDRISQLNLQAAQKAKTTTAYASAKDYADAGRLFLADNCWSAQYRLTINLYITTLEAEFLNTNFETVKTIAETILEHAITILDRVRVYEILLQADVSQNNMQQVIDTGLKVLELLQVELSENPRDRITSLHQLIDLPEMKEPHILAAMNILTNIITTAWMIGPELFQKITFTMVDLSLTYGNCSDSIVGYAWYSMLLCEEVDDVEFGYELGEISLLLVDRLNALEIKAQVCNIVAGVSRIWKRHPRECTELELEGFHSGLQSGDFECASYSAIEYCHYLFIMGANLQFAKSEFKKYRDTVERLKQTYHLDYLSSWQQTVWNLQEISANPTQLFDANPHVEHQRVQQLIDEEQTVLVYHYHLLKTFLNYLFRDYQSAVKYALLAIPEAKANGSTLFDPPAIFYASLALLAGFRETETTQQTEYLQQVEGNLIQMAHWANFAPNNYQHQWDLIAAEKARNLGQQWEAITLYKRAREGAKENEYLHHEAISCELTGEFYLEQGMAEVAQVYIRDAYYAYERWGANTKIEDLEQRYSQFISPIIDREDRRLSADRTITENTSLDRESSSSGSSLFLDLSSVIKTSQALSGEVNLPQLVTKLIQVAIQNAGATKGALLLPKQQSLFVEAMADSVDNKPNIRITSLVRSLPLELNRELPISIIHTVWRTVKTLVLNDASQESRFASDDYLIQYQPKSILCLPLLNQGKAIAILYLENKLTKDTFTKDRLEILQLIGTQAAISLENARLYQSLADYSHNLEVKVEQRTEELQENNQQLQQTLKQLQHTQAQLIQTEKMSSLGQMVAGIAHEINNPINFIYGNIIYARQYVNALLNLIYLFEEKTSDNNAKIAEKIEEMELDYLRSDLDNLFNSMETGSDRIRTIIQGLRNFARLDESEYKQVDIHEGLDNTLLMVQHRLQEDRFRPRITVVKHYSQLPLVHCWASQLNQVFLNILTNAIDAFDGMEEEKHREIQITTEIVAPETIQISIQDNGSGMSESNLQKAFDPFFTTKPVGQGTGLGLSTSYQIITQQHRGKLQCFSQPGEGTELRIQIPIG from the coding sequence ATGCTGAACTTAACGGGTTATCACGGCCGTGAGCTAGTGTATGCGGGAAGTCGCACGCTAGTATATCGAGGTGTCCGAAACCGCGATCGCCATCCGGTCATTATCAAAGCGTTGCGCAATCCCCATCCCAACTTGAAAGAGTTAGTCCAGTTTCGCAACCAGTATATCATCGCTCGGGAATTGCAACATCCTCACATCGTACAACTCCTTGCCTTGGAGCGCTATAGCAATGGTTATGCTCTAATTATGCCAGATTCCGGGGCGATCGCTCTGTCCGAATATTGCGCTTCCTTCCAGCTCTCACTCAGAGAAGTTCTCAACATTAGCCTACAACTGGTTGAAGCCCTTCATTATTTAAATCAATACGGCATTATTCACAAAGATATTAAACCCGCCAACATTATCATCCACGCCGAAACCCATCGAGTTCAACTCATTGATTTTAGTATTTCTAGCTTTTTACCCAAGGAACAACAACAACTGCTCAATCCTCGAGGTCTTGAAGGCAGTTTATCCTATATTTCCCCAGAACAAACCGGACGGATGAATCGAGGGATTGACTATCGCGCTGATTTTTATTCCTTAGGAATTGTATTATACCAAATGCTGACCGGCGAACTGCCTTTTATCAGCGAAGATCCGACCGAATTAATTTATTATCATATTGCCCAGACTGCCAAATTTCCAGAAGAAAGTACAGTTCCTGCAATTCTACAAAATATTGTCTTGAAATTGCTGCGAAAAAATGCAGAAGACCGCTATCAAAGTGCCTTGGGTTTAAAGCACGATCTGGAACAATGCTTGCAGCAGTTAGACTCCACAGGAGATATCGCGATCGACTTTACTTTAGCAGAAGGCGATCGCAGCGATCGCTTTCTGATTCCAGAAAAGCTATATGGAAGAGAACAAGAAGTGCAAACTCTCTTAGAAGCTTTTGAGCGAGTGGCTTGTGGCGCAACAGAAATGATGCTCGTGACTGGGTTTTCTGGGATCGGCAAAACCACAGTAATTAATGAAGTCCACAAGCCTATTGTTCGCCAACGAGGTTATTTTATTCGCGGCAAGTTCGATCAATTTAATCGCAATATTCCTTTCTCTGCATTAGTGCAAGCCTTCCAAGAATTAATCGAACAATTACTCGGCTCCTCTGAAGCTGACCTGAGGATTTGGAAAGAGAAAGTTCTCGCAGCATTAGGAGAAAATGGAGCTGTAATTAGTGAGGTAATTCCAGATCTAGAACAGATTATTGGCAAGCAACCTCCAGTCCGAGCACTTTCTACCAATGCAGCACAAAATCGATTTAACTTACTCTTTAGCAAGTTTATTACTGTATTTACCAGTCAAGAGCATCCTCTAGTTCTCTTTCTCGACGATCTACAATGGGCAGATCGAGCATCGTTGCAGCTATTGCAGTTGCTAATGGATGATTCTAAATCCGGCTATTTACTCCTCCTAGGTGCCTATCGAGATAATGAAGTATTTCCGACCCATTCCTCGATATTAACCTTAGAAGAAATAGAAAAACAAGGAGGAACTCTACATCGCTTGCATCTGGCTGAATTAGATCGGCCGGAGATCGCCCTTTTGGTTGCCGATACATTGCTCTGCTCTCCTGAATTAGCCGAGCCATTAGCAAATTTTGTTTATGAAAAAACTGAAGGAAATCCATTCTTTACCACCCAGTTTTTGAAGGGGCTATATGAAGATGGAGTAATCAGTTTTTCCCATTCTAGATATAATTTTATGAGTTCTATAGAACAGGTTTGGCAATATAACCTGGCTCGAATTCGCGAACTGTACTTAACTGATGATGTGGCAGAATTTATGGTAGATCGATTGCAAAAAATGTCTGCAGAAACTCAAGAAGCTATGACGATCGCAGCTTGTATTGGCAATGAATTTGACCTCAAAACATTGGCTCTGGTTCGGCAACAATCTCTGGAGGAAACAGCAGCCATTTTATGGCCGGCTTTAGTCGAAGGTTTGATTTTACCGGAAAACCAAACCTATAAATTTTATCTATACGACGAGCAGTTAAAGATCGTAGAAGAAGGCTCTAATCCTTGCTATAAATTTCTTCACGATCGCGTCCAGCAAGCCGCTTATACCTTAATTGCCGATCGCAAAAAACAAGAAATTCATTTACAAATTGGCGAGAGTCTTTGGGCTAATATGGAAGCCGATGCCGAGAATGTTTTTGAGATTGTCGATCATCTGAACATGGCAGAAGAACTCATTTGCGATCGCGATCGACGAGACCGTATTTCCCAACTGAATTTACAGGCAGCTCAAAAAGCAAAAACCACAACAGCTTATGCCTCCGCCAAAGATTATGCCGATGCCGGACGGTTATTCCTCGCCGATAATTGTTGGTCTGCTCAGTATCGTTTAACCATTAATCTTTATATTACTACTCTCGAAGCAGAATTTTTAAATACTAATTTTGAGACGGTGAAAACTATTGCAGAAACCATTCTGGAACATGCCATAACAATTCTCGATCGCGTTCGAGTGTATGAAATTTTGCTTCAGGCAGATGTAAGCCAAAATAACATGCAGCAAGTCATCGATACGGGGCTAAAAGTCTTAGAACTGTTGCAAGTCGAGCTATCAGAAAATCCTCGCGATCGTATCACCAGTCTCCACCAACTTATCGACCTTCCAGAAATGAAGGAACCCCACATCTTAGCGGCGATGAATATTTTGACTAATATAATCACAACGGCTTGGATGATAGGTCCAGAACTATTCCAAAAAATCACATTTACCATGGTCGATCTTTCCCTCACTTATGGTAATTGTTCTGATTCCATTGTTGGCTATGCTTGGTACAGCATGTTGTTATGCGAGGAGGTAGATGATGTTGAGTTTGGATATGAATTAGGAGAAATTTCCCTTCTCTTAGTCGATCGATTAAATGCTCTAGAAATTAAAGCTCAAGTCTGCAATATTGTGGCTGGAGTATCTCGAATATGGAAAAGACATCCGCGAGAATGCACTGAATTAGAACTAGAAGGTTTCCACAGTGGATTGCAATCGGGTGATTTTGAATGTGCCAGTTATTCGGCGATCGAATACTGTCATTATCTGTTTATCATGGGTGCAAATCTCCAGTTTGCTAAAAGTGAATTTAAAAAATATCGAGATACGGTCGAGCGATTGAAACAAACGTATCATCTAGACTATTTGTCATCCTGGCAACAAACTGTTTGGAATTTACAAGAAATTTCTGCAAATCCCACCCAGCTATTTGATGCCAATCCGCACGTCGAACATCAGCGCGTACAACAATTAATCGACGAAGAACAAACCGTACTGGTGTACCATTACCATCTGCTAAAAACCTTCCTTAATTATTTGTTTAGAGACTATCAATCTGCCGTAAAATACGCCCTTCTCGCCATCCCAGAAGCTAAAGCAAATGGCAGTACTCTGTTCGATCCTCCAGCTATCTTTTATGCATCTCTTGCTTTACTTGCCGGGTTTCGAGAGACCGAAACTACTCAGCAAACCGAGTATTTACAACAGGTTGAAGGAAATTTAATCCAGATGGCACATTGGGCAAATTTTGCACCCAATAATTATCAGCATCAATGGGATTTGATTGCTGCAGAAAAAGCACGGAACTTAGGTCAACAGTGGGAAGCTATTACCTTATATAAGCGGGCGAGAGAAGGAGCAAAAGAAAACGAATATTTACACCATGAAGCCATCAGTTGCGAATTAACTGGAGAGTTTTATCTGGAACAAGGTATGGCTGAAGTCGCTCAAGTTTATATTAGGGACGCCTATTATGCTTACGAACGGTGGGGAGCTAATACAAAAATTGAGGACTTAGAACAACGCTATTCGCAATTTATTTCTCCCATTATCGATCGCGAAGATCGTCGTCTTTCCGCCGATCGCACGATTACTGAAAATACCTCGCTCGATCGAGAATCGAGCAGTTCTGGATCCTCCCTATTTCTGGATTTATCGTCTGTAATTAAAACCTCTCAAGCCCTGTCGGGAGAAGTTAATTTACCGCAATTAGTGACTAAATTAATCCAAGTGGCAATCCAAAATGCAGGAGCAACTAAAGGTGCATTACTGTTGCCCAAACAACAAAGTTTATTTGTAGAAGCGATGGCCGATTCTGTTGACAATAAACCCAATATTCGTATTACTTCTTTAGTGCGATCGCTACCTCTAGAATTGAATCGGGAACTTCCGATTAGTATCATTCATACGGTTTGGCGAACGGTTAAAACTCTGGTTCTCAATGATGCGAGTCAAGAATCGCGATTTGCTTCTGATGACTACTTAATTCAATACCAACCTAAAAGTATACTTTGCCTGCCATTGCTGAATCAAGGCAAAGCGATCGCAATTCTGTATTTAGAAAATAAACTAACGAAAGATACTTTTACGAAAGATCGCCTCGAAATTCTGCAACTAATTGGCACTCAAGCGGCAATCTCCCTCGAAAATGCTCGACTTTACCAAAGTTTAGCCGACTATAGCCATAACTTGGAAGTTAAAGTCGAACAGAGAACGGAAGAACTACAAGAAAACAATCAACAGTTGCAACAAACATTGAAACAGTTGCAGCATACCCAAGCTCAACTAATTCAAACCGAAAAAATGTCGTCTTTAGGGCAAATGGTTGCTGGAATTGCTCATGAAATTAATAACCCGATTAACTTTATTTATGGGAATATTATCTATGCTCGCCAATATGTAAACGCTCTCCTCAATCTGATTTATCTATTTGAGGAAAAAACTTCCGACAATAATGCCAAAATTGCTGAAAAAATTGAAGAAATGGAGTTAGATTATTTACGGTCGGATTTAGACAATCTATTTAATTCTATGGAAACGGGCAGCGATCGCATTCGGACTATTATTCAGGGATTGCGAAATTTTGCCCGACTCGATGAATCCGAATACAAGCAAGTCGATATTCATGAAGGCTTAGATAATACCTTGCTCATGGTGCAGCATCGCCTTCAGGAGGATAGGTTTCGCCCAAGAATCACAGTTGTTAAACACTACAGTCAACTCCCTCTGGTTCATTGCTGGGCTAGCCAATTAAATCAAGTTTTTCTTAATATTCTCACCAATGCTATTGATGCTTTTGATGGTATGGAAGAAGAAAAACACCGGGAAATTCAGATTACCACTGAGATCGTTGCTCCAGAAACCATACAGATTTCAATTCAGGACAATGGTTCGGGAATGAGCGAAAGCAACCTACAAAAAGCGTTCGATCCGTTTTTTACCACGAAACCCGTAGGTCAAGGAACGGGATTGGGTTTATCGACAAGTTATCAAATTATTACCCAACAACATCGAGGAAAGCTACAGTGTTTTTCTCAACCTGGAGAAGGCACGGAATTAAGGATTCAGATCCCGATAGGCTAA